One part of the Nymphaea colorata isolate Beijing-Zhang1983 chromosome 8, ASM883128v2, whole genome shotgun sequence genome encodes these proteins:
- the LOC116259388 gene encoding metalloendoproteinase 3-MMP-like, producing the protein MGCSTFIVATFVLVSLHGASCRMLAAEAGEESYVRADLSQLTGCRRGENKAGLASLKRYLNHFGYLDNQGADEFSDEFNEDLEAALRTYQMNFNLNTSGVLDEATVQKLIQPRCGVPDIVNGTNLMKSGRHRYIPGVGHFVMHYSFFTNMPRWPDSQRNLKYTFSTDNQQYGAEQLRSVFSAAFAKWAAVSPFQFAEAYEGEVADLQIAFYSGDHGDGHPFDGPGSILAHAFAPTNGRLHFDADETWLPDATGTNGVDLESVAVHEIGHLLGLGHSADINAIMFPTIRRGERKLNPNSDDVQGIQVLYGSK; encoded by the coding sequence ATGGGTTGCAGTACATTCATTGTGGCAACTTTTGTGCTGGTTTCCCTTCATGGTGCTAGCTGCCGGATGTTGGCTGCTGAGGCCGGCGAGGAGAGCTATGTCCGGGCGGACCTCAGCCAGCTCACCGGTTGCCGGCGTGGGGAAAATAAGGCTGGGCTTGCCTCCCTAAAGCGATACTTGAATCATTTTGGTTACCTTGACAACCAGGGAGCCGATGAGTTCTCAGATGAATTTAACGAGGATCTCGAAGCTGCACTCAGGACCTACCAGATGAATTTCAATCTGAACACCAGCGGAGTCCTGGACGAGGCGACGGTGCAGAAGCTTATCCAGCCCAGATGCGGTGTCCCTGACATTGTCAACGGCACCAACTTGATGAAGTCGGGCCGCCACCGGTACATCCCCGGCGTCGGCCACTTCGTCATGCATTATTCATTCTTTACCAACATGCCCCGGTGGCCGGATTCTCAACGTAATCTCAAGTACACCTTCTCTACCGACAATCAGCAATATGGAGCAGAGCAGCTGAGGTCTGTCTTCTCTGCAGCGTTCGCCAAGTGGGCAGCAGTGTCGCCGTTCCAATTCGCTGAAGCCTATGAGGGCGAAGTAGCCGATTTACAAATTGCTTTCTACAGCGGAGATCATGGAGACGGCCATCCGTTCGATGGGCCGGGTTCCATCCTTGCACATGCATTTGCGCCAACAAATGGAAGGCTTCATTTCGATGCCGATGAGACCTGGCTGCCTGACGCCACCGGGACGAACGGAGTGGATCTCGAATCGGTGGCAGTCCATGAAATCGGCCATCTTCTTGGGCTCGGCCATTCTGCAGACATTAATGCAATCATGTTTCCGACAATTAGAAGAGGAGAGAGGAAGCTGAACCCGAATTCCGACGATGTTCAAGGGATCCAAGTGCTTTATGGCTCCAAGTAA